The Candidatus Omnitrophota bacterium genome includes a window with the following:
- a CDS encoding type II toxin-antitoxin system Phd/YefM family antitoxin produces MQVFTYSKARQEFSKVLDQADSTGKVLIRRKDGRTYALSPERMPSSPLDVPSIKANISTQEIVSVIREGREQDGIQRSS; encoded by the coding sequence ATGCAAGTTTTTACCTATTCCAAAGCCCGGCAAGAGTTTTCTAAGGTTTTAGATCAAGCAGACTCGACAGGCAAAGTTCTGATCCGCCGCAAAGACGGGCGAACCTACGCCTTGAGTCCGGAAAGAATGCCATCTTCTCCATTGGACGTTCCCTCCATTAAGGCCAATATCTCGACGCAAGAGATTGTGTCCGTCATCAGAGAAGGCCGAGAGCAGGACGGAATCCAGCGCTCTTCCTGA
- a CDS encoding Gfo/Idh/MocA family oxidoreductase has protein sequence MVHNHSTRRYFLKTSAALFGAPFIVPCTALAAPAPSDKVVMGFIGVGGRGTDLLKAFSRLDAAQPAAVCDVRHERREAAKAHVDERYPKGVTKNGEGCAMYEDFNELLARKDIDAVCIATPDHWHVLCGIAAAKAGKDMYIEKPLSLTIAEGRAMCEAVKNHNRIFQFGTQQRSDNRFRLACELVRNKRLGALRTIEVGSPYSGTLGDQPVMPVPEGFNYNVWLGPAPEKPYTENRVVTPYWYYISDYTIGYVSGWGVHHVDIGQWGNGTDDTGPIEIEGEGEFPKEGLCDTATAWDMMLTYANGVKMRFADEKKVKHGVKFIGDNGWIHVDRESISADPKSILESEIKPDEIHLYNSPNHQQNFIECVQSRKETICPAETAHRSTTICHLSQITMLLKRKTRWNPEIEQFIGDEDANKMISKPMRPPWHL, from the coding sequence ATGGTTCATAACCATTCCACTCGCCGTTATTTCTTGAAAACTTCCGCCGCCCTGTTTGGCGCGCCGTTCATCGTTCCCTGCACGGCGTTGGCGGCGCCCGCTCCCAGCGACAAAGTCGTTATGGGCTTCATCGGCGTCGGCGGACGCGGAACCGATTTATTGAAAGCCTTCTCCCGCCTCGATGCCGCTCAGCCCGCCGCCGTATGCGATGTGCGCCATGAGCGACGCGAAGCGGCTAAAGCGCACGTCGACGAACGCTATCCTAAAGGCGTAACGAAAAACGGCGAAGGATGCGCCATGTACGAAGATTTCAACGAACTTCTGGCGCGAAAGGATATTGACGCCGTCTGCATCGCCACTCCCGACCATTGGCATGTCCTCTGCGGCATAGCGGCGGCCAAAGCGGGCAAGGACATGTATATCGAAAAACCTCTCAGTCTTACCATCGCCGAAGGCCGGGCGATGTGCGAAGCGGTGAAGAATCATAACCGCATCTTCCAGTTCGGCACGCAGCAGCGTTCCGACAACCGCTTCCGCCTCGCCTGCGAACTCGTGCGCAATAAACGCCTCGGCGCGTTGCGGACCATCGAGGTCGGATCGCCCTACAGCGGAACGCTGGGCGATCAGCCGGTCATGCCCGTTCCCGAAGGCTTCAATTACAACGTTTGGCTCGGCCCCGCGCCGGAAAAGCCCTACACGGAAAATCGCGTTGTCACGCCCTATTGGTACTACATCTCCGATTACACCATCGGCTACGTCTCCGGTTGGGGCGTGCATCACGTCGACATCGGCCAATGGGGCAACGGAACCGACGATACCGGACCCATCGAAATCGAAGGCGAAGGCGAATTTCCCAAAGAGGGGCTATGCGACACTGCCACCGCCTGGGATATGATGCTTACCTACGCCAACGGCGTGAAAATGCGTTTCGCCGACGAGAAAAAGGTTAAGCACGGCGTCAAGTTCATCGGCGATAACGGCTGGATTCACGTCGACCGCGAAAGCATCAGCGCCGATCCGAAATCGATCCTAGAATCGGAAATCAAGCCGGACGAAATTCACCTCTACAACAGCCCCAACCACCAGCAGAACTTCATCGAATGCGTCCAATCGCGCAAGGAAACCATCTGCCCGGCGGAAACGGCCCATCGCTCCACCACCATCTGCCACCTCAGCCAAATCACCATGCTGCTCAAACGCAAAACCCGCTGGAATCCCGAAATTGAGCAATTCATCGGCGACGAAGACGCCAATAAAATGATCTCCAAACCCATGCGCCCGCCCTGGCATTTATAA
- a CDS encoding DUF1080 domain-containing protein yields MRSKYILLGLCAIVLLGALTVIPAAAKDNTPPKGFAALFNGKDLTNWKGLVADPVKRAKMTAEELAEAQKKADERMNAHWKAIDGVLVFDGKGDNLCSVKDYGDFELYVDFKILENGDSGVYLRGSPQVQIWDPAKNPVGSGGLYNNQKNPSKPLLNADNPVGQWNTFKIKMAGERVTIHLNGKLVVDNVVMENYWERSKPIYPTGSIELQNHGNTLYFKNIYIREIPRKGE; encoded by the coding sequence ATGCGATCGAAATATATTCTGTTGGGTTTATGCGCCATCGTCCTCTTGGGCGCCTTGACCGTCATTCCGGCGGCGGCCAAGGACAATACGCCCCCCAAAGGCTTCGCCGCTCTCTTCAACGGCAAAGACCTTACGAATTGGAAGGGATTGGTGGCCGATCCTGTAAAGCGTGCGAAGATGACCGCCGAAGAATTGGCGGAAGCGCAGAAAAAAGCCGACGAGAGAATGAACGCGCACTGGAAAGCCATCGACGGCGTGCTCGTCTTCGACGGCAAAGGCGATAATCTGTGCTCTGTAAAAGACTACGGCGATTTCGAGTTGTACGTCGATTTCAAAATACTGGAAAACGGCGACAGCGGCGTTTATCTGCGCGGCTCTCCCCAAGTGCAAATCTGGGATCCAGCCAAAAATCCCGTTGGCTCCGGCGGCTTGTACAACAATCAAAAAAATCCTTCCAAACCGCTGCTTAACGCCGACAATCCCGTAGGCCAATGGAACACTTTTAAGATTAAGATGGCAGGCGAGCGCGTCACCATCCACCTCAACGGCAAGTTAGTCGTCGATAACGTCGTGATGGAAAACTATTGGGAGCGGAGCAAGCCCATTTATCCCACTGGCTCCATCGAACTGCAAAACCACGGCAACACGCTTTATTTTAAGAATATTTATATCCGCGAAATCCCGCGCAAAGGAGAATAA
- a CDS encoding MoxR family ATPase: MVTELANNTAISDVETVRWVHEIRERLLGEIAKEIVGQRAVIEELLVCLFAGGHALIVGVPGLAKTTLIRTFANILDLRFRRIQFTPDLMPSDITGTEVLQENRSTGEREFRFLQGPLFANIILADEINRTPPKTQAALLEAMQEHRVTIGGVDYPIEPPFFVLATQNPIEQEGTYPLPEAQLDRFMFQINIDYPCEEDEITIVKNTTSAYRGEPQKVISKEDILKIQHLIRRVPVSEQTLQYAVRIVKATRPRPAGESSSIEEVDRYVAWGAGPRASQYLILAGKVRAILEGRYSVSEEDVRSVAMPVLRHRILTNYRAEADRVDAHRIIAAVIQHANK; the protein is encoded by the coding sequence ATGGTCACGGAACTTGCCAATAATACCGCCATTAGCGATGTCGAAACCGTCCGATGGGTGCATGAAATCCGCGAACGGCTTTTGGGAGAGATCGCCAAGGAAATCGTGGGGCAGCGAGCCGTTATCGAGGAACTGTTGGTCTGTCTGTTTGCAGGGGGACACGCGTTGATCGTCGGCGTGCCGGGATTGGCGAAGACGACCTTAATCCGCACGTTCGCCAATATTCTCGACCTGCGTTTCCGGCGCATCCAATTCACGCCGGATTTGATGCCCTCGGATATAACGGGCACCGAGGTTTTGCAGGAGAATCGCAGCACAGGCGAACGGGAGTTCCGTTTCCTTCAAGGACCGCTCTTCGCCAATATCATTCTTGCCGACGAAATCAACCGCACTCCGCCCAAAACCCAGGCGGCGCTTCTGGAAGCCATGCAGGAGCACCGGGTAACCATCGGGGGCGTCGATTATCCCATCGAACCGCCCTTCTTCGTTCTGGCTACGCAGAATCCCATCGAACAGGAAGGCACATATCCTTTGCCCGAAGCGCAGCTGGATCGTTTCATGTTCCAGATCAACATCGATTATCCCTGCGAAGAGGATGAAATAACCATTGTCAAGAACACAACATCCGCCTATCGCGGCGAGCCGCAGAAGGTGATATCTAAAGAGGATATTCTCAAGATACAGCATTTGATCCGCCGGGTTCCGGTTTCGGAACAGACGCTGCAATACGCCGTGCGCATTGTGAAAGCCACTCGTCCCCGTCCGGCGGGCGAAAGTTCGAGTATCGAGGAAGTGGACCGGTACGTCGCCTGGGGCGCAGGGCCGAGAGCGTCGCAGTATTTGATCCTAGCGGGAAAGGTGCGCGCGATTTTGGAGGGAAGATACAGCGTGTCGGAAGAGGATGTGCGTTCCGTCGCTATGCCGGTTTTGCGCCATCGCATCCTGACCAACTACCGCGCTGAAGCGGACCGCGTCGACGCGCATCGGATCATCGCCGCCGTTATTCAACATGCCAATAAGTAA